A single region of the Streptomyces sp. ITFR-16 genome encodes:
- a CDS encoding sugar ABC transporter permease — MSDLAKTPGTSTEKTAAVPEQATAEQSAAPIPAVDPRLLIREEGFKGYWSEFTRKVRGGELGSLPVFVGLIVIAIVFQLQNSNFLSASSVANIAVYSSGLGIMAVGIVFVLLLGEIDLSVGSVAGVGAAVWAVLNVNHGWPEWLAILTAVLAGTALGALHGFFFAKIGVPAFVVTLAGFLGWSGLQDWMMGGEGSINTPSGSVVEDLTNYFFEDKGVGYGLALVAVLAYAASLLVDSKRRKAANLPARPTSEIVLRTAVVAVLCFVVAYVLNEPDGARGLPLALVLFLAVLVIADFVARRTTFGRQVFAVGGNPEAARRAGISVDRIRIIVFALSGTLGAFGGLFIASLSGGATKSVGAGNTLMLVIAAAVIGGTSLFGGRGKVWSALLGMIVIQSIQQGLNMIGMANAVQYMITGAVLLAAVVIDSVSRRTQKTAGRA; from the coding sequence GTGAGCGACCTCGCCAAGACCCCCGGGACTTCCACCGAGAAGACCGCCGCGGTGCCGGAGCAGGCGACCGCCGAGCAGTCGGCCGCGCCCATCCCCGCAGTGGACCCGCGACTCCTCATACGTGAGGAGGGCTTCAAGGGCTACTGGTCGGAGTTCACCCGCAAGGTGCGCGGCGGTGAGCTCGGCTCGCTGCCCGTCTTCGTGGGCCTGATCGTCATCGCGATCGTCTTCCAGCTCCAGAACAGCAACTTCCTCTCCGCCAGCTCCGTCGCCAACATCGCCGTGTACAGCTCCGGCCTCGGCATCATGGCGGTCGGCATCGTCTTCGTCCTGCTGCTCGGCGAGATCGACCTGTCGGTCGGCTCCGTCGCGGGCGTCGGCGCGGCCGTCTGGGCCGTGCTCAACGTGAACCACGGCTGGCCCGAGTGGCTGGCGATCCTCACGGCCGTCCTCGCCGGTACGGCGCTGGGCGCCCTGCACGGCTTCTTCTTCGCCAAGATCGGTGTGCCGGCCTTCGTCGTCACCCTGGCCGGCTTCCTCGGCTGGAGCGGTCTGCAGGACTGGATGATGGGCGGCGAGGGCTCGATCAACACGCCGTCCGGCAGTGTCGTCGAGGACCTCACCAACTACTTCTTCGAGGACAAGGGCGTTGGCTACGGCCTGGCCCTGGTCGCCGTCCTGGCGTACGCCGCCTCGCTCCTGGTGGACAGCAAGCGCCGCAAGGCCGCGAACCTGCCCGCCCGCCCGACCTCCGAGATCGTGCTGCGCACCGCCGTCGTCGCCGTCCTGTGCTTCGTCGTCGCGTACGTCCTGAACGAGCCCGACGGTGCCCGCGGCCTGCCGCTGGCCCTGGTCCTGTTCCTGGCCGTCCTCGTGATCGCGGACTTCGTGGCCCGCCGTACGACCTTCGGCCGCCAGGTCTTCGCGGTCGGCGGCAATCCGGAGGCCGCGCGCCGCGCCGGTATCAGCGTCGACCGCATCCGGATCATCGTCTTCGCGCTCTCCGGCACCCTGGGCGCCTTCGGCGGCCTCTTCATCGCCAGCCTCTCCGGCGGTGCGACCAAGAGCGTCGGCGCGGGCAACACCCTGATGCTGGTCATCGCGGCCGCGGTCATCGGCGGCACCAGCCTCTTCGGTGGCCGGGGCAAGGTCTGGTCCGCGCTCCTCGGCATGATCGTCATCCAGTCGATCCAGCAGGGTCTGAACATGATCGGCATGGCCAACGCCGTGCAGTACATGATCACCGGCGCGGTCCTCCTCGCCGCCGTGGTCATCGACTCGGTCTCCCGCCGTACGCAGAAGACCGCAGGCCGCGCCTAG
- a CDS encoding amino acid permease — protein MSTQQDLPPSKDGLFRTKTVEQSIRDTEEPEHALKKSLSALDLTVFGVGVIIGTGIFVLTGKVAKETAGPATAIAFVVAGVVCALAALCYAEFASTVPVAGSAYTFSYASLGELVAWIIGWDLVLEFALGTAVVAVGWSGYVRSLLDNAGWHLPDALSGPDVAKGFGFDILAFALVLVLTVILVLGMKLSARVTTVVVAIKVAVVLIVIIAGLFFIDTANYSPFIPEAQPQPSGSGLDAPLVQLIFGYAPTNFGVMGIFTAASVVFFAFIGFDVVATAAEETKVPQRDMPRGIMASLFICTALYVAVSIVVTGMEHYTELSVSAPLADAFKAVGHPFYAGVISFGAAVGLTTVCMILLLGQTRVFFAMSRDGLLPRFFSKTHPRFRTPYRPTILLGVLIAVIAGLTSINELATLVNIGTLFAFVVVALGVIVLRRTRPDLHRAFRTPWVPLIPILSVAASVWLMLNLPAETWLRFGIWMVIGVVIYFAYGRGHSRVHRSTK, from the coding sequence GTGAGCACGCAGCAGGACCTGCCCCCGAGCAAGGACGGGCTGTTCCGGACCAAGACGGTCGAACAGTCCATCCGTGACACCGAGGAGCCGGAGCACGCCCTCAAGAAGTCCCTCTCCGCCCTGGACCTCACGGTCTTCGGGGTGGGTGTCATCATCGGCACCGGCATCTTCGTCCTGACGGGGAAGGTGGCCAAGGAGACCGCGGGACCGGCCACCGCCATCGCCTTCGTGGTCGCGGGCGTCGTCTGCGCCCTGGCAGCTCTCTGCTACGCGGAGTTCGCCTCCACGGTCCCGGTGGCCGGCTCCGCGTACACCTTCTCCTACGCCTCGCTGGGTGAGCTGGTGGCCTGGATCATCGGCTGGGACCTGGTGCTGGAGTTCGCGCTGGGCACGGCGGTGGTGGCGGTCGGCTGGTCCGGCTACGTCCGCTCGCTGCTGGACAACGCGGGCTGGCACCTGCCCGACGCGCTGTCCGGCCCCGATGTGGCAAAAGGATTCGGCTTCGACATCCTCGCCTTCGCCCTGGTGCTGGTGCTGACCGTCATCCTGGTGCTCGGCATGAAGCTCTCGGCCCGGGTCACCACGGTGGTGGTGGCCATCAAGGTGGCCGTGGTGCTGATCGTGATCATCGCGGGGCTGTTCTTCATCGACACCGCGAACTACTCGCCGTTCATCCCCGAGGCCCAGCCCCAGCCCTCCGGCTCCGGCCTGGACGCCCCGCTGGTCCAGCTGATCTTCGGCTACGCCCCGACGAACTTCGGCGTCATGGGCATCTTCACCGCCGCGTCCGTCGTCTTCTTCGCCTTCATCGGCTTCGACGTCGTGGCCACGGCGGCGGAGGAGACCAAGGTCCCGCAGCGCGACATGCCGCGCGGGATCATGGCCTCGCTGTTCATCTGCACCGCGCTGTACGTCGCCGTGTCGATCGTGGTGACCGGAATGGAGCACTACACCGAGCTGTCCGTGAGCGCCCCGCTCGCCGACGCCTTCAAGGCCGTCGGGCACCCCTTCTACGCGGGGGTCATCAGCTTCGGCGCCGCGGTCGGCCTCACCACGGTCTGCATGATCCTGCTGCTGGGCCAGACCCGCGTCTTCTTCGCGATGAGCCGGGACGGCCTGCTGCCGCGCTTCTTCTCCAAGACGCACCCGCGCTTTCGCACCCCGTACCGCCCGACCATCCTGCTCGGCGTGCTGATCGCGGTCATCGCCGGTCTGACCAGCATCAACGAGCTGGCGACCCTGGTGAACATCGGCACGCTCTTCGCGTTCGTGGTCGTCGCCCTCGGCGTCATCGTCCTGCGCCGCACCCGCCCCGACCTGCACCGCGCCTTCCGCACGCCGTGGGTGCCGCTGATCCCGATCCTGTCGGTGGCCGCGTCGGTCTGGCTGATGCTGAACCTGCCGGCCGAGACCTGGCTCCGGTTCGGCATCTGGATGGTCATCGGCGTGGTCATCTACTTCGCCTACGGCCGTGGCCACAGCCGGGTGCACCGCTCCACGAAGTGA
- a CDS encoding LCP family protein, with the protein MSQDATTPSQGNSPESPRRGRKRVRTRGQRIRRGILLSVLVLVVAAGGTAYWLYSRLDGNIKGVDINKALGEDRPEKLPTSGQNLLVLGSDSRAGAENKALGGGGAVSGARSDTAMVVHIPEGRSKAVAVSIPRDTLVTRPECTKADGSTVGSANRVMFNSVYSQVGPACVVKTVEKMSGVRIDHYLEINFAGFKDLVDAIGGVTVDVPQDIHDKSSGLDLTAGPHKLNGTESLSYVRTRHGIGDGSDLGRIGLQQQFILALLSEVKSQDLLSSPTSTYKLANSATKSLTTDEDLASLTSLAEFARSMKGVDPGTMETIMLPVAYDKVDPNRVVAAEPQAKTLWKAIREDAAIPESAKKSPATGG; encoded by the coding sequence ATGAGCCAAGACGCCACCACCCCCAGCCAGGGGAACTCCCCGGAGAGCCCCCGTCGGGGGCGCAAGCGTGTGCGGACGCGGGGCCAGCGAATACGGCGGGGGATCCTGCTGTCGGTGCTGGTGCTCGTCGTTGCCGCCGGCGGGACGGCCTACTGGCTGTACAGCCGGCTCGACGGGAACATCAAGGGCGTCGACATCAACAAGGCGCTCGGCGAGGACCGGCCGGAGAAGCTGCCCACCAGCGGGCAGAACCTCCTGGTCCTCGGCTCCGACTCGCGGGCCGGTGCGGAGAACAAGGCGCTGGGCGGCGGCGGGGCCGTCAGCGGGGCGCGGTCCGACACCGCGATGGTCGTGCACATCCCCGAGGGGCGCAGCAAGGCCGTCGCCGTGTCCATTCCGCGTGACACCCTGGTCACCCGGCCCGAGTGCACCAAGGCCGACGGCTCGACGGTGGGCTCCGCGAACCGCGTGATGTTCAACTCCGTCTACTCCCAGGTCGGTCCGGCCTGTGTGGTCAAGACCGTCGAGAAGATGTCCGGGGTCCGCATCGACCACTACCTGGAGATCAACTTCGCCGGGTTCAAGGACCTCGTCGACGCCATCGGCGGCGTCACCGTGGACGTCCCGCAGGACATCCACGACAAGTCCTCCGGCCTCGACCTGACCGCCGGACCGCACAAGCTCAACGGCACCGAGTCGCTCTCCTACGTACGGACCCGGCACGGCATCGGTGACGGCAGCGACCTCGGCCGTATCGGGCTCCAGCAGCAGTTCATCCTCGCCCTCCTCAGCGAGGTCAAGTCGCAGGATCTGCTGAGCAGTCCGACCAGTACGTACAAGCTGGCCAACTCCGCGACCAAGTCGCTCACCACCGACGAGGACCTCGCCTCCCTCACCTCGCTCGCCGAGTTCGCCCGTTCGATGAAGGGCGTCGACCCGGGCACGATGGAGACGATCATGCTGCCCGTCGCCTACGACAAGGTCGACCCCAACCGCGTGGTGGCCGCCGAGCCGCAGGCCAAGACCCTGTGGAAGGCGATCCGCGAGGACGCCGCCATCCCCGAGTCCGCCAAGAAGTCCCCCGCGACCGGCGGCTGA
- a CDS encoding ATP-binding cassette domain-containing protein encodes MIHVSATPVLALRGISKRFGAVQALTDVDLEIHPGEVVALVGDNGAGKSTLVKTISGVHPIDEGAIEWEGGTVRINRPNDAQELGIATVYQDLALCDNLDVVANLFLGNELRSASVLDEIGMEKRAKELLDTLSIRIPSVRIPVASLSGGQRQVVAIARALIGDPKVVILDEPTAALGVEQTAQVLDLVERLRERGHGVILISHNMADVRAVANKVAVLRLGRNNGVFDVATTSHEEIIAAITGATDNAVTRRQARTATKEDAK; translated from the coding sequence ATGATTCACGTGTCCGCTACGCCCGTGCTGGCGTTGCGCGGAATCTCCAAGCGGTTCGGCGCCGTCCAGGCGCTCACCGATGTGGACCTGGAGATTCACCCCGGCGAAGTGGTTGCCCTGGTCGGCGACAACGGCGCCGGCAAGTCAACCCTTGTCAAGACCATCTCGGGCGTCCACCCGATCGACGAAGGCGCCATCGAGTGGGAGGGCGGGACGGTCCGGATCAACCGGCCGAACGACGCCCAGGAGCTCGGAATCGCCACCGTCTACCAGGACTTGGCGCTCTGCGACAACCTCGACGTCGTCGCCAACCTCTTCCTCGGCAACGAGCTGCGCAGCGCCTCCGTCCTCGACGAGATCGGGATGGAGAAGCGGGCCAAGGAGCTCCTGGACACCCTGTCCATCCGGATCCCGAGCGTCCGTATCCCGGTCGCCTCGCTCTCCGGTGGTCAGCGCCAGGTCGTGGCCATCGCCCGCGCCCTGATCGGTGACCCCAAGGTCGTCATCCTGGACGAGCCGACCGCCGCCCTCGGCGTCGAGCAGACCGCCCAGGTGCTCGACCTCGTCGAGCGGCTGCGCGAGCGCGGCCACGGCGTCATCCTCATCAGCCACAACATGGCCGATGTGCGCGCCGTCGCCAACAAGGTCGCGGTGCTCAGGCTGGGCCGCAACAACGGTGTCTTCGATGTCGCGACCACGTCCCACGAAGAGATCATCGCCGCGATCACCGGCGCCACGGACAATGCCGTCACGCGCCGCCAGGCACGCACAGCCACGAAGGAGGACGCGAAGTGA
- a CDS encoding ROK family transcriptional regulator yields the protein METPGSQTSLHRANLERVVRAVRMAGSLTQAEIARSTGLSAATVSNIVRELKDGGTVEVTPTSAGGRRARSVSLSGDAGIVIGVDFGHTHLRVAVGNLAHQVLAEESEPLDVDASSAEGFGRAEQLVNRLIETTGISPGKVIGVGLGVPGPIDVESGTLGSTSILPGWTGINPSEELAGRLGVPVYVDNDANLGALGELVWGSGRGVRDLAYIKVASGVGAGLVIDGHIYRGPGGTAGEIGHITLDESGPVCRCGNRGCLETFTAARYVLPLLQPSHGTDLTMERVVQLAREGDPGCRRVIGDVGRHIGSGVANLCNLLNPGRVVLGGSLAEAGELVLGPIRDSVSRYAIPSAARQLSVLPGALGGRAEVLGALALVLSEMGDSTLLESTLPAATPAFT from the coding sequence ATGGAGACTCCGGGGTCGCAGACATCTCTGCATCGCGCCAACCTTGAGCGGGTCGTGCGCGCCGTACGTATGGCGGGTTCGCTCACCCAGGCGGAGATCGCCAGGAGCACGGGCCTCTCCGCGGCGACCGTCTCCAATATCGTTCGTGAACTGAAGGACGGCGGCACGGTCGAGGTGACCCCCACCTCGGCGGGCGGCCGCCGGGCCCGCAGCGTCTCCCTCAGCGGGGACGCGGGCATCGTCATCGGCGTCGATTTCGGACATACGCACCTGCGGGTGGCGGTCGGCAACCTGGCCCATCAGGTGCTCGCCGAGGAGTCCGAGCCGCTGGATGTGGACGCCTCGTCCGCCGAGGGCTTCGGGCGGGCGGAACAGCTGGTCAACCGGCTGATCGAGACGACCGGGATCAGTCCCGGCAAGGTCATTGGGGTGGGCCTCGGTGTTCCCGGCCCGATCGACGTCGAGTCCGGCACGCTGGGCTCCACGTCGATCCTGCCGGGCTGGACGGGCATCAACCCCAGCGAGGAGCTCGCCGGACGCCTCGGTGTGCCGGTGTACGTGGACAACGACGCCAATCTCGGAGCCCTGGGCGAGCTGGTCTGGGGGAGCGGCCGGGGGGTCAGGGATCTCGCGTACATCAAGGTCGCGAGCGGTGTGGGCGCCGGTCTGGTGATCGACGGGCACATCTACCGGGGCCCCGGCGGCACGGCCGGCGAGATCGGCCACATCACCCTGGACGAATCGGGCCCGGTCTGCCGCTGCGGCAACCGGGGCTGCCTGGAGACCTTCACCGCCGCGCGCTACGTCCTGCCCCTGCTCCAGCCCAGCCACGGCACCGATCTCACCATGGAGCGGGTGGTCCAGCTGGCCCGCGAGGGCGACCCGGGCTGCCGCCGGGTGATCGGGGACGTCGGGCGGCACATCGGCAGCGGGGTGGCCAACCTCTGCAATCTGCTCAACCCCGGCCGCGTGGTCCTCGGCGGCTCGCTGGCGGAGGCGGGCGAGCTGGTCCTCGGGCCCATCCGCGACTCCGTCTCGCGCTACGCGATCCCGAGCGCCGCCCGGCAGCTGTCGGTGCTCCCCGGGGCCCTCGGAGGCCGTGCCGAGGTGCTGGGCGCGCTGGCCCTCGTCCTGAGCGAGATGGGCGATTCGACCCTTTTGGAGAGCACGCTCCCCGCTGCCACACCTGCCTTCACTTAG
- a CDS encoding NTP pyrophosphohydrolase yields the protein MLSERTLVIVDAANVVGSVPDGWWRDRRGAAERLRDSLVPCAADGLPGHPGPVDLVLVVEGRARDVAPVPGVRVEAAAGSGDDLITELAAGAGSAVPPRPCVVVTADRELRRRVEAHGARCAGPRTVRP from the coding sequence ATGCTGAGTGAACGCACCCTGGTGATCGTCGACGCGGCCAATGTCGTCGGGTCGGTGCCGGACGGCTGGTGGCGCGACCGGCGCGGGGCGGCCGAGCGGCTGCGGGACTCGCTGGTCCCCTGCGCCGCCGACGGCCTGCCAGGCCACCCCGGACCCGTCGATCTGGTCCTGGTCGTCGAGGGCCGGGCCCGGGACGTGGCCCCGGTGCCCGGGGTCCGGGTGGAGGCCGCCGCCGGGAGCGGCGACGACCTGATCACCGAGCTGGCCGCCGGGGCCGGGAGCGCGGTGCCGCCCCGGCCCTGTGTCGTCGTCACGGCCGACCGGGAGCTGAGGCGGCGCGTCGAGGCGCACGGGGCCCGGTGCGCCGGGCCCCGTACCGTACGGCCCTGA
- a CDS encoding substrate-binding domain-containing protein, whose product MNAMTRRIVIGTAAVSMAVSLAACGKAGDDKDSGSGGDSKTIGLLLPENKTTRYETFDRPLIEAKIKALCSDCEVKYNNAAQDTETQKKQFDALVTQGVKVIILDSVDFKATKSWVQQADKKGVKVVAYDRLAEGPISAYVSYDNEKIGRLQGEALVKALGDKAKDSNVVMINGSPTDPNAPFFKKGAHSVLDTQVKKVVYEQDIPDWSPDEANKKMGAAIDSLGKKGFQGVYSANDGMAGGIITALKKQGVKVPVGGQDSELAGLQRILAGDQSFSIYKQIKPQAETTAEIAVDLLKGKKFDSLTNTKVDSLSGEFKATPSKLYDASVVTKDNIASTIIADGVYKASDICTAEFKAACDAAGIK is encoded by the coding sequence ATGAACGCAATGACGCGACGCATCGTCATAGGTACGGCCGCAGTTTCCATGGCCGTCTCCCTCGCAGCCTGTGGCAAGGCGGGCGACGACAAGGACAGCGGCAGCGGTGGCGACAGCAAGACCATCGGTCTGCTGCTGCCGGAGAACAAGACCACGCGTTACGAGACCTTCGACCGCCCGCTCATCGAGGCGAAGATCAAGGCCCTCTGCTCCGACTGCGAGGTCAAGTACAACAACGCCGCTCAGGACACCGAGACGCAGAAGAAGCAGTTCGACGCGCTCGTCACCCAGGGTGTCAAGGTGATCATCCTGGACTCGGTCGACTTCAAGGCCACGAAGTCCTGGGTCCAGCAGGCCGACAAGAAGGGCGTCAAGGTCGTCGCGTACGACCGGCTCGCCGAGGGCCCGATCTCCGCGTACGTCTCGTACGACAACGAGAAGATCGGCCGCCTCCAGGGCGAGGCCCTCGTCAAGGCGCTCGGCGACAAGGCCAAGGACAGCAATGTCGTCATGATCAACGGTTCGCCGACCGACCCGAACGCCCCCTTCTTCAAGAAGGGCGCGCACAGCGTCCTGGACACCCAGGTCAAGAAGGTCGTCTACGAGCAGGACATCCCGGACTGGTCGCCGGACGAGGCGAACAAGAAGATGGGTGCCGCCATCGACTCGCTGGGCAAGAAGGGCTTCCAGGGCGTCTACTCCGCGAACGACGGCATGGCCGGCGGCATCATCACCGCCCTCAAGAAGCAGGGCGTGAAGGTCCCGGTCGGCGGCCAGGACTCCGAGCTCGCCGGTCTGCAGCGCATCCTCGCGGGCGACCAGTCCTTCTCGATCTACAAGCAGATCAAGCCGCAGGCGGAGACCACCGCCGAGATCGCGGTCGACCTGCTCAAGGGCAAGAAGTTCGACTCGCTGACCAACACCAAGGTCGACAGCCTGTCGGGCGAGTTCAAGGCCACCCCGTCGAAGCTGTACGACGCCTCGGTCGTGACCAAGGACAACATCGCCTCCACGATCATCGCGGACGGCGTCTACAAGGCCTCGGACATCTGCACCGCCGAGTTCAAGGCGGCCTGCGACGCCGCCGGCATCAAGTAA
- the dxs gene encoding 1-deoxy-D-xylulose-5-phosphate synthase: MTQPREARHARAVVGDGWDLLTRIGGPRDLDRLTPEQLEQLAEEIRTFLVDAVSKTGGHLGPNLGVVELTIALHRVFDSPKDKVLFDTGHQSYVHKLLTGRQDFSKLKSKGGLSGYPSRAESEHDIIENSHASTVLGWADGLAKANEVLGKDDHVVAVIGDGALTGGMAWEALNNIAAAKDRPLVIVVNDNERSYAPTIGGLANHLATLRTTDGYERFLARGKDLLERTPVVGKPLYETLHGAKKGLKDFIAPQGMFEDLGLKYVGPIDGHDIEALESALQRAKRFGGPVIVHCLTEKGRGYTPALLDEADRFHAVGKIHPDTGLPVATSGLDWTSVFGEEMVKLGREREDIVAITAAMLQPVGLTAFEKEFPDRIYDVGIAEQHGAVSAAGLATGGLHPVFAVYATFLNRAFDQVLMDVALHKCGVTFVLDRAGVTGTDGASHNGMWDMSILQCVPSLRIAAPRDADQVRAQLREAVAVDDAPTVVRFSKGAVGPSVKAVGTAGGMDVLREAGATRPDVLLVSIGALAPMCLEIADLLDAQGISTTVVDPRWVKPVDEAMAPLAARHRVVVTVEDNSRAGGVGSAVAQALRDAGVDVPLRDFGIPPVFLDHASRKEVMAEIGLTAPDIARQVTGLVAKLDGRYDTDTESRSVVEPVRD, from the coding sequence GTGACACAGCCGCGCGAAGCGCGTCATGCACGGGCGGTGGTGGGCGACGGATGGGATCTGCTGACCCGCATCGGCGGACCGCGTGACCTGGACCGGCTCACCCCCGAGCAGCTGGAGCAGCTCGCCGAAGAGATCCGGACCTTCCTCGTCGACGCCGTCTCCAAGACCGGCGGCCACCTCGGACCCAACCTCGGCGTGGTCGAGCTGACCATCGCCCTGCACCGGGTCTTCGACTCGCCGAAGGACAAGGTCCTCTTCGACACCGGCCACCAGAGCTATGTGCACAAGCTCCTCACCGGCCGCCAGGACTTCTCGAAGCTCAAGAGCAAGGGCGGCCTGTCCGGCTACCCCTCGCGCGCCGAGTCCGAGCACGACATCATCGAGAACTCGCACGCCTCGACCGTCCTCGGCTGGGCCGACGGCCTCGCCAAGGCCAACGAGGTCCTGGGCAAGGACGACCACGTCGTCGCGGTCATCGGTGACGGGGCGCTCACCGGCGGCATGGCCTGGGAGGCGCTGAACAACATCGCCGCCGCCAAGGACCGCCCGCTCGTCATCGTGGTCAACGACAACGAGCGCTCGTATGCCCCCACGATCGGCGGCCTCGCCAACCATCTGGCGACCCTGCGCACCACCGACGGCTACGAGCGCTTCCTGGCCCGCGGCAAGGACCTCCTGGAGCGCACCCCCGTCGTCGGCAAGCCGCTCTACGAGACGCTGCACGGTGCCAAGAAGGGCCTGAAGGACTTCATCGCACCCCAGGGCATGTTCGAGGACCTCGGCCTGAAGTACGTCGGCCCGATCGACGGACACGACATCGAGGCCCTGGAGTCCGCGCTCCAGCGCGCCAAGCGCTTCGGCGGCCCGGTCATCGTCCACTGCCTCACCGAGAAGGGCCGCGGCTACACCCCGGCCCTGCTGGACGAGGCCGACCGCTTCCACGCCGTCGGCAAGATCCACCCCGACACCGGGCTGCCCGTCGCCACCTCCGGCCTGGACTGGACCTCCGTGTTCGGCGAGGAGATGGTCAAGCTCGGCCGGGAGCGCGAGGACATCGTCGCGATCACCGCGGCCATGCTCCAGCCGGTCGGCCTGACCGCGTTCGAGAAGGAGTTCCCGGACCGGATCTACGACGTCGGCATCGCCGAGCAGCACGGCGCGGTCTCCGCGGCGGGCCTCGCCACCGGCGGGCTGCACCCCGTCTTTGCGGTGTACGCCACGTTCCTGAACCGTGCCTTCGACCAGGTCCTGATGGATGTTGCCCTGCACAAGTGCGGGGTGACCTTCGTCCTGGACCGGGCCGGCGTCACGGGTACGGACGGCGCCTCGCACAACGGCATGTGGGACATGTCGATCCTCCAGTGCGTGCCCTCGCTCCGGATCGCCGCCCCGCGCGACGCCGACCAGGTCCGCGCGCAGCTGCGCGAGGCCGTCGCCGTCGACGACGCGCCGACGGTCGTCCGCTTCTCCAAGGGCGCGGTCGGCCCGTCGGTCAAGGCCGTCGGTACGGCCGGCGGCATGGACGTGCTCCGCGAGGCCGGTGCCACCCGCCCGGACGTGCTGCTGGTCTCCATCGGCGCGCTGGCCCCGATGTGCCTGGAGATCGCCGATCTGCTGGACGCCCAGGGCATCTCGACCACGGTCGTCGACCCGCGCTGGGTCAAGCCGGTGGACGAGGCCATGGCCCCGCTCGCGGCACGGCACCGGGTCGTCGTCACCGTCGAGGACAACAGCAGGGCCGGCGGGGTCGGCTCGGCCGTCGCCCAGGCGCTGCGCGACGCCGGGGTGGACGTACCGCTGCGCGACTTCGGCATCCCGCCCGTCTTCCTCGACCACGCCTCCCGCAAGGAGGTCATGGCCGAGATCGGGCTGACCGCGCCGGACATCGCCCGCCAGGTCACCGGTCTGGTCGCCAAGCTGGACGGCCGCTACGACACGGACACCGAGAGCCGCTCCGTGGTGGAGCCGGTCCGGGACTGA
- a CDS encoding carbohydrate ABC transporter permease: MKATDTPPVVAVTEPAPVSKSPAPGGRKEKSSEGKVLNVFSHGVLIIWAILVVMPLLWAIMTSFKDDDSILSTPWALPDKLHFENWSRAWGQAHMSEYFLNTIVVVGGSLIGTLLLGSMAAYVLARFDFPGNRFIYYLFIGGMSFPIILALVPLFFVMNNMGLLNTTHGLILVYIAYSLPFTVFFLTSFFRTLPGSVAEAAMIDGASHTRIFFQVMLPMAKPGLISVGIFNFLGQWNQYMLPTVLNSDPDHRVLSQGLVELANSQGYKGDWSGLFAGLVMAMLPVLAAYIIFQRQVVAGLTAGAVK; the protein is encoded by the coding sequence GTGAAGGCCACTGACACCCCTCCCGTGGTCGCGGTGACGGAACCGGCCCCCGTGTCCAAGTCGCCCGCACCGGGCGGCAGGAAGGAGAAGAGCAGCGAGGGCAAGGTCCTCAACGTCTTCTCCCACGGTGTGCTGATCATCTGGGCGATCCTGGTGGTCATGCCGCTGCTCTGGGCGATCATGACCTCGTTCAAGGACGACGACTCGATCCTGTCGACGCCGTGGGCGCTGCCGGACAAGCTCCACTTCGAGAACTGGTCGCGCGCCTGGGGTCAGGCGCACATGAGCGAATACTTCTTGAACACCATCGTGGTGGTCGGCGGTTCGCTCATCGGCACCCTGCTGCTCGGTTCGATGGCGGCGTACGTGCTGGCCCGGTTCGACTTCCCGGGCAACCGCTTCATCTACTACCTGTTCATCGGCGGGATGAGCTTCCCGATCATCCTCGCCCTGGTCCCGCTGTTCTTCGTCATGAACAACATGGGGCTCCTGAACACGACGCACGGCCTGATCCTCGTCTACATCGCGTACTCACTGCCGTTCACCGTCTTCTTCCTCACCTCCTTCTTCCGGACCCTGCCGGGGTCCGTGGCGGAGGCGGCGATGATCGACGGGGCCTCGCACACCCGGATCTTCTTCCAGGTGATGCTGCCCATGGCGAAGCCCGGCCTGATCAGCGTCGGTATCTTCAACTTCCTGGGCCAGTGGAACCAGTACATGCTGCCGACGGTGCTCAACAGCGACCCCGACCACCGGGTGCTCTCCCAGGGCCTGGTCGAACTGGCCAACAGCCAGGGGTACAAGGGCGACTGGTCCGGTCTGTTCGCCGGTCTGGTGATGGCGATGCTGCCGGTCCTCGCGGCCTACATCATCTTCCAGCGCCAGGTGGTGGCGGGTCTGACCGCGGGAGCCGTGAAGTAG